In a single window of the Necator americanus strain Aroian chromosome X, whole genome shotgun sequence genome:
- a CDS encoding hypothetical protein (NECATOR_CHRX.G21760.T1) yields MTIKYDPARMRYDPEKMRIHIHYLRKIEIFYDLELAYLKKIQSECTQVMEAISELETNPTEELFEEIGRSIDSMKSMFKIFNLLGFLKDLAKELADRYQPFSYGRRTFSSCIS; encoded by the exons ATGACAATCAAGTACGACCCTGCGAGAATGAGATATGATCctgagaaaatgagaatacACATTCATTACTtgcgaaaaattgaaatcttctATGATCTAG AGCTCGCATATCTGAAAAAGATACAATCCGAATGTACTCAAGTGATGGAAGCGATTTCTGAACTAGAAACGAATCCTACCGAGGAATTATTCGAAGAGATTGGTCGTAGCATCGACAGCATG AAATCCATGTTCAAGATCTTCAATCTGCTTGGATTCTTGAAAGATCTCGCCAAGGAGCTCGCGGATCGCTATCAACCGTTCAGCTATGGACGTCGCACTTTTTCCTCGTGTATTTCTTAG